Genomic window (Zingiber officinale cultivar Zhangliang chromosome 2B, Zo_v1.1, whole genome shotgun sequence):
ACTCTCGACGTGAATTGAGCGAGAGCAGTAGAGCACGATACGCACAGAAGCGAGACAAGAAAATAACAGAATCGAAAGCAGTCTTTTGCGCATTGTCTTATTAATTGTGTTGGATGCCTTTATCCCCTAACCCAATCCCTAGTTAGAAGAAAGAAAGGCTATGCCTAATTCGGATCGGCCTATGAAAAGGAGTTTCCTGTGGAAAGCGAGGGAGCAGTTGATGGAAGAGGAATCACCGGGTTGTTCGCTTGTTGGGAAGCTAAGCTCCTTAGAAAGGATTGACCGAGAAGGCGCCCCCTTTTGTTTGCTTTTCCTGTTTGCTACCTAATAAGTAATTGACTCTTTGTTTGCGATTCTTTCAAGAAAGGATCCATACGATCATATTGGCTCTATAGCATAAAAGGTCTTTCTTTCATGGACTAGATCCCAGCAGACAGCGATCTTCTTACTGAGAAACCAAGGTTTCACGAATCAGATGGGGAATCACCCACACGAGGACCAGAACACTTTGATAACGCTCTACAGAGTCCGAAGGTGCGAAGCGAAAGCCAAAGCAAAGCCTATTCCTTCGCTCTCAACCGTTCTGAAAAAATACTGCGGTTAGGCCTTTTGATTAGACAATTTCTACTGCATCAACAAATAAACTAGCATCTGCAACAGGAAAAGCAGCACTGACCTCCCGAACAGCCGGATTCGGATTAGTTCAAATCGAACTAGCTAGATTCTCTTAAACTATAGAAGCTACAGCTTATCGTAAACTATCGAATATGTGAAGATAGTTTTGGTGATCAAGAGCCGATTCCAATTGATCCAAGCCAAACAGCTCAGATGGGACATATTCGTGATGACATTGCAAGCCATATGTGGAATGATTATGTGGAGCATCATCCGTAATTAGCTAATGTCTGGGTTCAGCCTTTTATGGCTCTTGATTTTGTTATGAATGACTGTTATAATTGACTgttttttgtttttgaattttggtTGGGAAGCTTTTTGTTACAATCTGTGGCTCTTGATTTTTGTGAATGAATAGAAAAGATAGTTTATGTTACCATTGAATATTGTGTTACAATCTGTTTTATATCTGTTTTATAATTTCATTGTTCAATACCATTTCCTtagtttgtataatttttgtTTTCTGATTACATCACGTGGAAGAAACATCTATCACATTATTATTGTAAATTATGCATGCCTTTGCTTTAATGTTATGTATTGAACTATTTGAATTGTTTGTTCTATTCTGATTAGTGTTGATCATGCACTATTTGAACTCTTCACTTGACTTATGAGTTAACTGAACTCTCTAGTAGATTAAGGTCCCCTTTTGCGATACAGAGAGTTTggtaatcgatcaggtgatcgattaccAAGTTCTCTGTGATTCTGGAAATGGCACAGAGAGTTTggtaatcgatcaggtgatcgattaccTCGTTCTCTATGATTACGGTATGTGATAATCGATTACGGCACGTATAAGATTGTCAATGAGGAAAACGTTTTATTGAAACATGATGTCTGaaatattcaatttattttgGGTTCTCATAGTTTTGCATATTGTTTATATTTTCTGTTTTCTGAAAATAGAACCAGAAAATAAGAAAACAGaaatagaaaacagaaaataaaaaacagaaaatagaaaatattttccaaatcaaactcaCCCCTAAGTTTTTCATAATTAATcatgaaaaattagattttttaagaTCTTTCTgagaaaattatcataatttatttcgAATCAAACTTGAAAGCTGAAATTTTTGTAAGGTCTTTCTGAGAAAATTATCCTGATTTATGGCGATCGAGACCAAAAAGATTAGAACAACTTTTTGAAAAGTAAGAAAACCGAGGAGGTGTAACAATACAGAGCAGGACCTTGCAGAGAGCCATGAAATAGTGGTCGGACTCCCGGTCTCCGAGTCCCAACTCCGGCATTGGTTCTGCCGCGAACTCCCTCTTCAGCGCCTCTCCCTTCGGCCGGCCTACCATCACGCCATCGGCCGCTACCCTCCCCGCGGCTCTTCCCGTCCTCTGGTCCACCTCCAGCTCCGTCCCCAGCACAGCGTCCGCCCCCTAAGTACTCCCTTGCGATCCACCATCACCCGCGGGTTTGCCGTCACCACCACCCGCCGCCGTCCGCAGGCGCGGAACGCGCGCCAGCTGTCTGCGCGCACGTCAGCGGCGTAGAACCGCGGAAGCACCGCACGCGCCGCCAGCTCCACGTCGCGCGTGAGCGCGCCGGCGACCGCGATGTAGATGAGCATCTGGATGCCGGCGGCCTCGGAGAAGAGCTTGTAGACGAGGAATATGGCTGGGGAGAGGAGAAGCAGCGCGGCGGCGCGGAGGAAGCCGCCGACCTCGAAGGCGAGGAGGAAAAAGTAGGGGAAGGAGCTGCAGGAGACGAGGAGGGTGCCGTCGAGGTCGGCGGTGGCTGCGTGGTCCTCGCGGCCTGCGCGGGAGCAGTACGCCACCGAGGCGAAGGTCCGGTGCGCCGCGGGCATAGCGGAGTCCTTAACGTGAACCAACCTTCTTTGGGTTGGGAAAAATGCAATGCATAATGCGTGAAAATAAATCTATTTATATGATTAAACAAGTaactttttattatattttcaaaagtaGATTTAGTAGATAATGATTTGGTTTGATTCAGTAGTAGATGATGAGTGTAAAAGGATTAACATCGAGTCTTTTTGGTTTTTTTAGGTAGTATGATGTATCCAAGTTACATCTATTAATTTTATGTATTTAATTTACGTCTATTAATTTAAGAATGATTGATTGaatcttattaaaaaaaaaatcataaatcaagAAGTGTTTACAGTAATTCATCTGCCCAATCTTCTTATGTTAACTGTTTATTAAGATAATTCATCCTTCTTATGTTAACTGTTTATTAAGATAATTCATCCATTAATTCGTTAAAGTATAGACTCAAATATTAGATATTTGAAAAACTATTCTGCCACTACACTATTATTACAGTTCAAATCTCTTGTCCCTAATATCACCTGTCTCCGTGTCTCACTCGTTATCCCAGCCTACCATTGGCGGCCTCCAGTCACCGTTCCGATCAACACTATAACTCTTGAGGAAGGTGAACTCAAGAGGGTCGCCATCGGCACGATCAGCGCCGGAATCCGGCCGGATCTAAGTAAATTTTTCTCTGTCATCGATTTGAACCCCTGCTCAGATCTGACCGAATTCCGACATCGATCGTGCCGATGATGACTcccttgggttcaccttcccTAAGGATTATATTATTGATCGGGACGGTGATCAGAGGCTGTCGACTATGGACTAAGGCGACATGTAAAATATGGGGAAGAGAAATTTAGGAACAAAACATTTGAACTCCTATTATTGGGGGCAGAAGGATAAACATTAATTGGTGCAAAAAATTAAGTCATCATATTAACGACTCTTCAGGACGACCCACACTCTCTAAAAGGAAACACATCACAAGAGCATTCACACCAACACAGTAGTCTTTTACATTAAACAAGATCAAACACCTATTAAAATATTTTACACCCgttaaaaattaattctaataATTAATTCTAATAACTATTAGAGGGGCAATCCATGCAAATATCAAATCCACCAAAAGGATAAACGTTGATAAATTTAGTTAAAGTGGTTGAGTTGATGTTGGTTGATCCTTTCCACCAACTATAAGAGCCTATCAAAGAATAATAGGATTCATCAAACTTGcattaattaaacaaactaaatcaattcAACATTCATTATGTCAAAAAAAAACGGTGAAATCCACACCAAACGATCCCTTTGAGAGaacaaattagaaaatcaaaacaaACCATCATATGAGAGGACATTTCCAGACATCCCAAAAAAACCACCTCAACATTGATGAATTTAGTTGAAGTGATTGAGTTGGTTTAATTAATACAAGTTTGATGAATCTTATTATTCTTGGATAGGCTCTCATAGTTGGTGCGAAGGATCAACCAACATCAACTTGACTCAAACCATCACTTTTTTACTTACACGCCCTTGTAGTTTATTGGTATACTATATTGTCCTCTAGTTTTCACAAATGTCAACTTTAGCTCATTAAAAGAGATGGCTAATGGAGGATACATTAAATGAACACCTCCTATAATTTATTCAATCATATCTTGCCGAAGCTTGCAATACACATCACCATGGATGATCAAAGGACAGAGGAAAGATTAGGAGGGTTGTTACAACAACAATAAGGCCAAGAGAGTTTTTCCTTTGgggaagaagaaaactcaaggcCTGTTCTTGAATGGAATTGCCCTGATGACAACTTGGTGGTACAAGGCAGCAAGAGCAGCTCCAATGAAAGGGCCAACCCAGAAAATCCACTGACAAGAAGAAAATTAACAGTttaagatttgaaaaaaaaatggttGGATCTTGATAAGTAAACAAAATCTTGTATCTGGACTTACGTGGTCATCCCATGCGTGCTTCTTGTTGTAGATGATCGCAGCCCCAAGGCTCCTTGCAGGGTTGATGCCGGTGCCAGTGATGGGGATGGTGGCCAGATGAACCAGGAAGACAGCGAAACCAATTGGTAAGGGAGCAAGGATCTGCATAAATCAATAAAACATAGATATTATTCAAGCTCAATCCTCCTCAGAATCATCTGATCAACTATGCGGGCAGTAAGTCCCAACTAATATCAAGAATCAGAGTAGCACACTTCAAACTGCTTCTCTTCTACTGATTCTAGCATATCAGATCATAAAACACAGAAATTGGGGAGCTTTTCCAATCAAAACTTTAGCAAACTATAGATCATAAGACTACTTATTGATAGATTGAGGCTTGATTTAGCTCGACCATAAGGACGGTAGAACCTTAGCTTATTAGACCATAATGTTAGGATATCAGAATCTTCCATGAAAAGTTCGATAAAGATAGACAAATAACAAAGCTTATTATGCCACAAACAAGATCTTTTTCTCATAGTTTAAGCTTTCAGAAATAGGTGACCATTGAATTGAACTTTTAACAAACCTagacagaaaaaaaaaacaagaaaaaagaaagaTGGAATGGCAGTTCATAGATCAGTACTCACAGGCACATGAGAGTCCCTGGCATTTCTCTTGGCATCAGTGGCAGAGAAGACAGTGTAGACGAGGATGAAGGTGCCGACAATCTCAGCCCCTAGGCCATCCCCTTTGGTGTAGCCAACCGCCACCACGTTTGCGCCCCCTCCATTGCTCTCATACACCCCCTTCTGAAATCCCTTCACAACCCCTGCCCCACAGATGGCCCCCAAGCACTGCATCACCATGTAGAACACTGCCCTAGTGAAGGACAACTTCCTTGCCAAGAACAGCCCAAAGGTCACTGCTGGATTTATATGCCCACCTAAAAACACAAGTCATGTTGATTCACATCTCAGTTTACCAAAAAAGAGCATTTCGAATTCATTTCTGAAACTTTGATCTTTTAACATGAATCATAAATTTTCAAACAGGATGGTATCAAACTTTTCAAAGAAGATTGAACTGAGCTGAAACTAAGTTAATACTAATTCAAACTGAACTGAAACTAATTTTCTTTGTGCCAACATAAACATTGAATCAAACAGATTAGGGCAAAGATCATGTCCCCCAAAGAGATTTTTTTACTAAAAACACTGaacaaaatctaaattttgagTACA
Coding sequences:
- the LOC122047258 gene encoding probable aquaporin PIP1-2; this encodes MEGKEEDVRVGANRFSERQPIGTAAQDKDYKEQPPAPFFEPGELSSWSFYRAGIAEFMATFLFLYITVLTVMGVVKSSSRCSTVGIQGIAWAFGGMIFALVYCTAGISGGHINPAVTFGLFLARKLSFTRAVFYMVMQCLGAICGAGVVKGFQKGVYESNGGGANVVAVGYTKGDGLGAEIVGTFILVYTVFSATDAKRNARDSHVPILAPLPIGFAVFLVHLATIPITGTGINPARSLGAAIIYNKKHAWDDHWIFWVGPFIGAALAALYHQVVIRAIPFKNRP